One region of Eulemur rufifrons isolate Redbay chromosome 1, OSU_ERuf_1, whole genome shotgun sequence genomic DNA includes:
- the SLC19A3 gene encoding thiamine transporter 2, translated as MDGYRTSPSNSWIYPTVILCLFGFFSMMRPSEPFLIAYLSEPNKNLTTTQITNEILPVWTYSYLVLLLPVFVLTDYVRYKPVIVLQGISFIITWLLLLFGQGVTSMQVVEFFYGMVTATEVAYYAYIYSVVSPEHYQKVSGYCRSVTLVAYTAASVLGQLLVSLANLSYFYLNVITMASVSVAFFFSLFLPMPKKSMFFHAKPSREIKKSLSMSAVLAEPHEGEALGCGKEKSTSEVPATSGNVHDDQRSSPKAKNATLRVFAQWFLDLKECYSSKHLFYWSLWWAFSTAGFNQILNYVQILWDYKAPSQDSSIYNGAVEAIATFGGAVAAFAVGYVKVNWDLLGELALALFSVVNAGSLFLMHYTANIWVCYAGYLIFKSSYMLLITIAVFQIAVNLSVERYALVFGINTFIALVIQTIMTVIVVDQRGLNLQISIQFLVYGSYFAVIAGIFLMRSIYIIYSAKCQKKVQSPAASQNPEGPHSEESRNTIVSTKL; from the exons ATCACGAATGAAATCCTTCCCGTTTGGACCTACTCTTACCTGGTGCTGCTGCTCCCTGTGTTTGTCCTCACCGATTACGTCCGCTACAAGCCTGTCATCGTCTTACAAGGGATTAGCTTCATCATTACCTGGCTGCTGCTCTTGTTTGGCCAAGGAGTGACGTCCATGCAGGTTGTCGAGTTCTTCTATGGCATGGTGACCGCCACCGAGGTGGCCTACTACGCCTACATATACAGCGTGGTCAGCCCAGAGCACTATCAGAAAGTGAGCGGCTACTGTCGGAGCGTCACGCTGGTGGCCTACACGGCAGCCTCCGTGCTGGGCCAACTCTTGGTATCGCTGGCGAACCTGTCCTACTTTTACCTCAATGTCATAACCATGGCTTCTGTCTCTGTGgccttctttttctcactttttctacCAATGCCCAAGAAGAGCATGTTTTTTCATGCAAAACCcagcagagaaataaagaagtCACTGAGCATGAGTGCGGTGTTAGCAGAACCTCATGAAGGTGAAGCCCTAGGCTGCGGAAAGGAGAAATCCACTTCGGAAGTGCCCGCCACTTCAGGGAACGTGCACGATGACCAGCGGAGCAGCCCCAAGGCAAAAAATGCGACTTTGAGAGTTTTCGCGCAGTGGTTCCTGGATTTGAAGGAGTGCTACTCCTCAAAGCATCTTTTCTACTGGTCCCTGTGGTGGGCTTTTTCCACAGCAGGTTTCAACCAAATTTTGAATTATGTTCAAATCCTGTGGGATTACAAGGCACCATCCCAAGATTCTTCCATCTATAATGGGGCGGTAGAAGCTATTGCAACATTTGGAG GGGCTGTGGCTGCCTTTGCAGTGGGTTACGTGAAAGTCAACTGGGATCTCCTGGGAGAGCTGGCCCTGGCGCTCTTCTCGGTTGTCAATGCAGGCTCTCTGTTCCTCATGCATTACACAGCCAACATCTGGGTGTGCTACGCCGGCTATCTGATATTCAAGTCCAGCTATATGCTGCTTATAACCATAGCAGT ATTTCAGATTGCAGTCAATCTGAGTGTGGAACGCTACGCGCTGGTGTTTGGAATCAACACTTTCATTGCCTTGGTGATTCAGACCATCATGACTGTGATTGTAGTGGATCAGAGAGGGCTCAACCTACAAATCAGCATTCAG tTTTTAGTTTACGGGAGTTATTTTGCAGTCATTGCTGGAATTTTCCTAATGAGAAGCATATACATTATCTACTCAGCCAAGTGCCAAAAGAAAGTACAGAGCCCTGCTGCAAGTCAGAATCCAGAGGGGCCACACTCAGAGGAATCAAGAAATACCATCGTGTCAACAAAGCTCTAA